The proteins below come from a single Micromonas commoda chromosome 8, complete sequence genomic window:
- a CDS encoding predicted protein has translation MVFPGDSGKHDWPIMSYGEQFLWLQEGSGTADGASKRDRSAGGSNVERGEKRAAEPSQAQGAPRKKATPGPRVKNRICQVVGCDIEYSSTHECRARACQTHCSALSVRLEGQDPEQQFRFCYQCHKFHELDAFRNPDGTLRPRHNCYQSQALRLDRRKKKDAAAKASKKNLDIVAVLEAQSGQIIDAVNLARASNAAASNLILANVMEVAKATQQTIANVQQRPGSHPSQQLPHTTKPAAAATAFAPAVSSFNPGFSASSSGAERRVPGDHPSGPSLGNPASPLDITAIDDKRHQRTMHVMGDAAGATRFEELAHVPPEETLQGRDGGEFSPDLLHSLLSYPKP, from the exons ATG GTCTTCCCAGGGGATAGCGGCAAACACGACTGGCCCATCATGTCCTATGGGGAGCAATTCCTTTGGCTCCAAGAAGGCAGCGGCACCGCTGACGGAGCCAGCAAGCGTGACCGCTCCGCCGGGGGCTCGAATGTTGAACGAGgcgagaagcgcgcggcAGAGCCAAGTCAGGCTCAGGGCGCCCCGCGGAAGAAGGCGACGCCCGGCCCGAGGGTCAAGAACCGCATCTGCCAGGTGGTGGGTTGCGATATCGAGTACTCCTCCACGCACGAGTGCAGGGCGCGCGCTTGCCAGACGCACTGCTCTGCCCTCAGCGTGCGACTCGAGGGCCAGGATCCCGAGCAGCAGTTCCGCTTCTGCTACCAGTGTCACAAGTtccacgagctcgacgcgtttCGGAACCCCGACGGCACGCTCCGCCCCAGGCACAACTGCTACCAGTCGCAGGCGCTGCGGCTGGATCGGcggaagaagaaggacgcggcggccaaggcgtcCAAGAAGAACCtcgacatcgtcgccgtcctggAAGCGCAGTCGGGGCAAATAATCGACGCCGTcaacctcgcgcgcgcgagcaacgcggcggcgagcaaccTTATCCTGGCCAACGTCATGGAAGTCGCCAAGGCCACGCAGCAGACGATCGCGAACGTGCAGCAACGCCCGGGCTCGCACCCGTCGCAGCAGCTCCCGCACACGACCAaaccggccgccgccgcgactgctttcgcgccagctgtgtcgtcgttCAACCCGGGTTTTTCAGCGTCGTCGAGCGGTGCCGAGCGCCGGGTGCCGGGCGATCACCCATCCGGTCCATCGCTCGGTaaccccgcgtcgccgctggaCATCACCGCGATTGACGACAAACGACATCAGCGGACGATGCACGTcatgggcgacgccgcgggcgcgacgcgtttcGAGGAGTTGGCCCACGTGCCGCCAGAGGAGACTCTTcaggggcgcgacggcggagagtTCTCGCCCGACCTGCTTCACAGTCTGCTCTCctaccctaaaccctaa
- a CDS encoding glycoside hydrolase family 31 protein (candidate a-glycosidase) codes for MAGHYRVDIRRRLQTTVQTLDSVELKDDDDSPSVVIRGVLIKEDARLDRWLGHLGDVSAAWNDLTHQRQQFKAASKIKARYTLTFSPQSDRRLAFEFRWEDEINQIFMRYAHTPDERIYGLGEQFSSLEHNGKRLPIIAAEQGIGRGKQPTTFMFNRMFFGSGGSWHTTYSAIPHYVTSKARSLFLTNFSYAEFDFTDDEKISILSTTPTNRLTGQIIGARSVPETVEAYTEYSGRMGPLPEWVYAGGVILGMTGGSKRVRDVVAKLKDADVPLAGLWLQDWGGARNTSIGIERVWWNWELDESQYPDWHKLREEAAAGGARLLTYVNPFLMDASGSKGRLYREAKERGYMVRAVHGGVYRLGSEPGVSFGLLDLTNPDARDWIEDIIVRMVNETGASGWMADFGEYLPFDCKLHSGEMPVAVHNRYPEDWAELNRRALRRAGLETGSGDSIGGDGVFWSRSASTLTPKHARLMWLGDQLVSWDAHDGMKSALLGMLQGGLSGLGISHSDVGGYTATPGRHRTRELLMRWMEFSALSDAVFRTHQGNRPLHNAQPWDTPELLDHLGAFARLHRCLAPYRRELMRECSLTGMPITRPLLMHYAHDPVASNVATQFLIGRDILAAPVMDRATPRVHVYLPPGDVWLDVWTTQLSPIQPTGANRDDEDADDFDSHNHHAGYGAWVTADAPLGWPAVFIRRGAGKPAQAAAAAMREWAMERGGLPGHRRVYPMDPVEKLVLGLY; via the exons ATGGCCGGGCACTACCGCGTGGacatccgccgtcgcctgcAGACCACGGTGCAGACGCTGGATTCCGTCGAGctcaaggacgacgacgactccccGTCGGTGgtcatccgcggcgtgctgatcaaggaggacgcgcggctCGACAGGTGGCTCGGCCACTTGGGGGacgtgagcgccgcgtggaACGACCTCACCCACCAGCGACAGCAGTTCAAAGCCGCGTCGAAGATCAAGGCGAGGTACACGCTGACCTTCTCGCCGCAGTCCGATCGAAGACTCGCGTTCGAGTTTCGTTGGGAGGACGAG ATAAACCAGATCTTCATGAGATATGCGCACACGCCCGACGAGAGGATCTACGGTTTGGGCGAACAGTTCAGCAGCCTCGAGCACAACGGCAAGCGACTgcccatcatcgccgcggagcagggGATCGGCCGCGGGAAGCAGCCGACGACGTTCATGTTCAACCGCATGTTCTTCGGTTCCGGCGGCAGCTGGCACACGACATACAGCGCCATACCTCACTACGTCACCAGTAAGGCGAGGAGCCTATTCCTCACCAACTTTTCCTATGCCGAGTTTGACTTtaccgacgacgagaagatCTCCATCCTGTCAACCACGCCGACGAACAGACTCACGGGGCAAATAatcggcgcgaggagcgtccCGGAGACTGTCGAGGCGTACACCGAGTACAGCGGTCGAATGGGCCCGTTACCGGAGTGGGTGTACGCCGGCGGGGTCATATTGGGCATGACGGGCGGATCCAAACGCGTGCGGGATGTGGTCGCGAAGCTCaaggacgcggacgtgccGCTCGCGGGACTGTGGCTGCAGGATTGGGGCGGCGCCAGGAACACCAGCATAGGGATCGAGCGCGTGTGGTGGAACTGGGAGCTCGACGAGTCGCAGTACCCGGACTGGCACAAACTCCGagaggaagccgcggcggggggcgcccGGCTGCTCACGTACGTCAACCCCTTCCtcatggacgcgagcgggagcAAGGGAAGGCTGTACCGCGAAGCCAAGGAGCGCGGTTACATGGTCCGGGCCGTCCACGGGGGCGTGTACCGCCTCGGGAGCGAGCCCGGTGTTTCGTTTGGCTTGCTCGATTTGACAAacccggacgcgagggatTGGATCGAGGATATCATCGTGCGCATGGTCAACGagaccggcgcgtcgggctgGATGGCCGACTTCGGAGAGTACCTCCCGTTCGACTGCAAGCTGCACAGCGGCGAGATGCCGGTGGCTGTGCACAACAGGTATCCCGAGGACTGGGCCGAGCTGAACCGCCGAGCGCTTCGCCGAGCGGGGTTGGAGACGGGATCCGGGGATTcaatcggcggcgacggcgtgttctggtcgaggtccgcgtcgacgctcaCCCCCAAACACGCGAGGCTCATGTGGCTCGGCGACCAGCTGGTGTCGtgggacgcgcacgacgggATGAAGTCCGCCCTGCTCGGTATGCTGCAAGGGGGTCTATCCGGCCTCGGGATTTCTCACTCGGACGTGGGCGGATACACGGCCACGCCCGGTCGGCACAGGACCCGCGAGCTGCTCATGCGGTGGATGGAATTCAGCGCCCTGTCCGACGCGGTGTTCCGCACGCACCAGGGTAACCGCCCGCTGCACAACGCGCAACCCTGGGACACGCCCGAGCTTCTCGACCACCTTGGGGCATTCGCCAGGCTGCACAGATGCCTCGCGCCCTACAGACGCGAGCTCATGAGAGAATGCTCGCTGACCGGGATGCCGATCACCCGGCCGTTGCTGATGCACTACGCGCACGACCCGGTGGCGAGCAACGTGGCGACCCAGTTCCTCATCGGCCGcgacatcctcgccgcgccggtgatggACAGGGCGACACCGAGGGTTCACGTGTATTTGCCACCCGGCGACGTGTGGCTCGACGTTTGGACCACGCAGTTGTCGCCCATCCAACCCACGGGCGCGAACcgggacgacgaagacgcggaTGATTTCGATTCTCACAATCACCACGCGGGTTACGGCGCGTGGGTCACGGCAGACGCCCCGCTGGGTTGGCCCGCCGTGTTCATTCGGAGGGGCGCCGGGAAGCCCGCGcaggcagccgcggcggcgatgcgcgagtGGGCGATGGAGCGGGGCGGGCTGCCGGGGCACAGGCGGGTGTACCCGATGGATCCGGTCGAGAAGCTGGTGCTGGGGCTGTACTGA
- a CDS encoding predicted protein, which yields MTDQEDAAPSGNVEIYLRVRPDPRPSPLVTLNQNDNTVMWEVPKLETGGYVNNQREKYQFGFNGVIGPEAKQDEVFERVASRSVLGALEGFNGTVFAYGQTGSGKTFTISGGHDRYVDRGIIPRAISRLYSEISKRHDATYSVQITYVEIYNDQGYDLLDPDHETTALEDLPKVQLLEDDEGNVTMRNVSTHRADNEEEALNLLFLGDTNKAITETPMNQASSRSHCIFTMQVERRQQGSDTVRRAKVNLVDLAGSERVHKMGLDGQTLMEAKHINLSLHALEQVVVALQEKAQGTGRSHIPYRNSTMTMMLKDSLGGNCRTVMIATASPRGDHLLEGISTCRFAQRIAMVTNEAVVNEEVDPALIIKRLRIENRELRDELRILRGDNDDGREELTESEMERLRAQVADYCKPPAANEEPTLELGASMLKIKAALRIFREIVLQGGGVVVGKGAAAGEAGEDGAWHPEELRSEIKRLSLVVKQRDDEIDVLVSMLRKGESGEKGAIKATEMLRESRSRGLDDGDGDRDDGPAGGRDRAKAPVSSRGLRAPAAENDAFARVFANEPRASREPDVPFPASPGGIAALVADRTRAFDHFRALNDRHAAVEENKVVLKNKFDDAKALGECVTRSKGEINRLKGLIEEMRQTRAATRGGARDKRDADDDEKRLVVAIDAERAAHRRAFDELRDAKREIDSLQKMTTQAGARLANDFERWFELLAERHRELGGDDSPPASPIGKAIEPESAADLSPAPTMSPLRDATNSPKGRNVSAPSQTGAPTTGNARADADIKAFYEARERLLRMRRESELLA from the exons ATGACGGACCAGGAAGATGCTGCGCCGTCCGGGAACGTGGAGATCTACCTTCGCGTCCGGCCAGACCCGAGGCCGTCGCCCCTCGTGACGCTTAACCAG AACGATAACACGGTCATGTGGGAGGTACCCAAGCTGGAGACCGGCGGGTACGTCAACAATCAGCGGGAGAAGTACCAGTTCGGCTTCAACGGCGTCATCGGGCCCGAGGCGAAACAGGACGAGGTGTTTGAGCGCGTGGCGAGCAGATCCGTGCTGGGGGCGCTGGAGGGGTTCAACGGCACGGTTTTCGCATACGGCCAGACCGGCTCCGGTAAGACGTTCACCATCAGCGGCGGACACGACCGATACGTCGACCGGGGCATCATCCCGCGCGCCATCTCCCGGCTGTACAGCGAGATCTCGAAGCGACACGACGCCACCTACTCGGTGCAAATCACGTACGTGGAGATTTACAACGATCAGGGGTACGACCTGTTGGATCCCGACCACGAGACCACCGCGCTGGAGGATCTACCCAAGGTGCAGCTgctggaggacgacgagggaaaCGTGACGATGCGCAACGTTAGCACGCACAGGGCGGACAACGAGGAAGAGGCGCTGAACCTGCTGTTCCTCGGCGACACCAACAAGGCCATCACGGAGACGCCGATGAACcaggcgtcctcgcgctcgcacTGCATATTCACCATGCAGGTGGAGCGCAGACAGCAGGGCAGCGACaccgtgcgccgcgcgaaggtAAACCTTGTGGACCTCGCGGGGAGCGAGCGCGTTCACAAGATGGGTCTCGACGGTCAAACGCTGATGGAGGCGAAGCACATCAACCTCTCGCTCCACGCGCTGGAGCAGGTGGTGGTGGCGCTGCAGGAGAAGGCGCAGGGCACTGGGCGGAGCCACATCCCGTACAGAAACTCCACGATGACCATGATGCTGAAGGACTCACTGGGAGGTAACTGCAGGACGGTGATGATCGCCACCGCTTCCCCGCGAGGGGACCACCTGCTGGAGGGGATCAGCACCTGCCGTTTCGCGCAGCGCATCGCGATGGTCACCAACGAGGCAGTCGTCAACGAGGAGGTCGACCCTGCTTTGATCATCAAACGGCTGCGAATCGAGAACAGGGagctgcgcgacgagctGAGAATCCTGCGCGGGgacaacgacgacgggaggGAGGAACTGACGGAGAGCGAAATGGAGCGGCTTCGCGCGCAGGTGGCGGACTACTGCAAGCCGCCCGCCGCAAACGAGGAACCCACGCTCGAGCTGGGCGCGTCCATGCTGAAGATcaaggcggcgctcaggATATTCCGAGAGATTGTGCTCCAGGGCGGAGGTGTCGTGGTGGGTAAaggtgccgccgcgggcgaggctggGGAGGATGGCGCGTGGCACCCGGAGGAGTTGAGGTCGGAGATTAAGCGGCTATCGCTCGTCGTCAAgcaacgcgacgacgagatcgacgTGCTCGTGTCGATGCTGCGAAAGGGTGAGAGCGGGGAGAAGGGCGCGATAAAAGCGACGGAGATGCTTCGCGAGTCGCGCAGCAGGGGCCTCGATGACGGAGACGGAGACCGAGACGACGGGCCCGCCGGCGGCCGAGACCGCGCGAAGGCGCCGGTGTCCTCGCGCGGGCTCcgggcgcccgccgccgaaaaCGACGCCTTCGCTCGGGTCTTTGCGAAcgagccgcgggcgtcgcgcgagcccgaCGTCCCGTTCCCCGCCTCCCCAGGtgggatcgccgcgctcgtcgccgataggacccgcgcgttcgatcACTTCCGGGCCCTCAACGACCgccacgccgcggtggaggagaaCAAGGTTGTTCTCAAGAATAAGTTtgacgacgccaaggctctCGGCGAGTGCGTGACCCGCAGCAAGGGGGAGATCAACCGGCTCAAGGGACTCATCGAGGAAATGCGCcaaacgcgggcggcgacccggGGCGGGGCACGCGACAAAcgtgacgccgacgacgacgagaaacGTCTGGTGGtggccatcgacgccgagaggGCCGCGCACCGGAGGGCGTttgacgagctccgcgacgcaaAGAGGGAGATTGACTCGCTGCAGAAGATGACGACGcaggcgggcgcgaggctggcgaaCGATTTCGAGCGGTGGTTCGAGCTGCTCGCCGAGCGTCACCGGGAGCTGGGCGGTGATGACTCACCCCCGGCGAGTCCGATTGGCAAGGCGATCGAgccggagagcgcggcggatctgagcccggcgccgacgatgtcGCCGCTGCGCGACGCCACCAACTCTCCGAAGGGCAGAAACGTTTCGGCCCCATCGcagacgggcgcgccgaccaCCGGTAACGCGCGTGCGGATGCGGACATAAAGGCTTTTTACGAGGCTAGGGAGAGGTTGCTGAGGATGCGGCGAGAGAGCGAGCTCCTGGCGTGA
- a CDS encoding predicted protein: MTLTYSDAMVPYFGLYAFTMCWDPDMFWGPNGLGQLPYFSKELGDSTTAGGFFARMVGLGFLTMFLGKTRFGVSDDAWMKTTVTFHVGSLWWFYKLTTAAGWTTWVWQLQCLLNVVFAAWGVQSMGGLDKLLKQD, encoded by the exons ATGACCCTCACCTACTCCGATGCGATGGTCCCGTACTTCGGGCTGTACGCCTTCACGATGTGCTGGGATCCAGACAT gtTCTGGGGTCCTAACGGCCTCGGCCAGCTTCCCTACTTCTCCAAAGAACTCGGCGACTCCACCACCGCAGGCGGCTTCTTCGCCCGCATGGTCGGCCTCGGCTTCTTGACTATGTTCCTCG GCAAGACCCGCTTCGGCGTCTCCGATGACGCGTGGATGAAGACCACCGTAACCTTCCACGTCGGCTCCCTCTGGTGGTTCTATAAACTCACCACCGCAGCCGGCTGGACAACCTGGGTTTGGCAGCTTCAGTGCCTTCTTAATGTCGTGTTTGCCGCCTGGGGCGTTCAGTCCATGGGCGGCCTTGACAAACTCCTCAAGCAGGACTGA
- a CDS encoding predicted protein: MADEIPEDGPLTLDQAYAVLEVSDEHKGNLDKVKMAYRKLCLRWHPDKNPPEKEKEAKQRFTRITAAYHTITTNNFDYQRWARSYEIPPMQTLEDVLKMALSGRDPFEIEAMLRARGDYRPAQNFGVDVNVPWTAGKAHDPTFDVEGPSGYRKTMSIEDTRRHMELMWDEGKVAGTSEDRPWERVGGVGFDSESAKRGPLVLGDGDDVGEILAGQAPGWRRDMRPGDAGAAAIAETINDIGVGLFNAKEYVKAFGAYTECVRLAPDKVAYLGNRAAAGLKCKGKERDVVADCERAVELQPDYVRGYVRMGQALLAIGDRGEHGDVPTLRRAKSMLKKALELDPSSAGAKKTLKEVGMSLMLHADSDDEDSD, encoded by the coding sequence ATGGCCGACGAGATCCCCGAGGACGGGCCGCTGACCCTGGACCAGGCGtacgccgtcctcgaggttTCCGACGAGCACAAGGGCAACCTCGACAAGGTGAAGATGGCGTACCGCAAGCTGTGCCTCAGGTGGCACCCCGACAAGAACCCgccggagaaggagaaggaggcgaagcAGCGCTTCACGCGGATCACCGCGGCGTACCACACCATCACCACCAACAACTTCGACTACCAGCGATGGGCTCGATCGTACGAGATTCCCCCGATGCAGACCCTGGAGGACGTTTTGAAGATGGCGCTGAGCGGCCGGGACCCGTTCGAGATCGAAGCGATGCTCCGCGCCAGAGGCGACTACCGCCCGGCGCAAAActttggcgtcgacgtcaacGTCCCGTGGACCGCGGGCAAAGCTCACGACCCGacgttcgacgtcgagggccCGAGCGGGTACCGCAAGACCATGTCCATAGAGGACACCCGGCGGCACATGGAGCTCATGTGGGACGAGGGTAAGGTGGCGGGCACGAGCGAGGACCGGCCGtgggagcgcgtcggcggggtggGCTTCGACTCGGAGAGCGCCAAGCGGGGCCCGctcgtgctcggcgacggcgacgacgtcggagaGATTCTCGCCGGGCAGGCGCCGGGTTGGCGAAGGGACATGCGACCGGGtgacgcgggtgccgcggcgatcgcggagaCGATCAACGACATCGGGGTCGGCCTTTTCAACGCCAAGGAATACGTCAAGGCGTTTGGGGCGTACACCGAGTGCGTCCGTTTGGCACCCGACAAGGTTGCTTACCTCGGCAAcagagccgccgcggggctgaAGTGCAAGGGgaaggagcgcgacgtgGTGGCGGACTGCGAGAGGGCGGTGGAGCTTCAACCGGACTACGTGAGAGGGTACGTGCGCATGGGCCAGGCGCTGTTGGCGATTGGGGACAGGGGCGAACACGGCGACGTGCCCACGCTTCGAAGGGCAAAGTCGATGCTGaagaaggcgctcgagctggatccgagcagcgcgggggcgaagaAGACCTTGAAAGAGGTCGGGATGTCGCTCATGCTGCACGCGGACTCGGACGATGAAGACTCGGACTAA
- a CDS encoding predicted protein has protein sequence MDRIVAPKARISPAFRGVASRPAARRPLAVACRPTSAASKSGPNRRAAVLSLRGSGRLANVAFAASRGDDDYFDEEDVDDSAGFALEPEDERVEEMMVDPSMSTPVMAPVEREEEDQRKVLGGPVCDAFSALVLEMRAGGHGSVDEASVAQVSSWSNPEPWSSFDGMDGYQVKSCLGDVRRTLKTYAKLSAVPGALSDRLMGAVGAAWLTTAGNDKDAAFVWGGAEKHAQLLNDVCVHKVLFRDEPAEAGNRLAADTLMVLQDLATSRVQLSEDVETVALAACAAFSAQLNHLNALDEACQKLHAASPPPTADAVAAAKQGIYRLGGRKGYDRLAEATGNRDQRRNDRRESRFDRGDRFGDRQGPPAREGDWDCEDCGFTNFAYRSSCKRCGAGGGGGGEGGGGPIRNADRGYDRGYDRGGYGDRGSARSFEPRPGDWSCPQCSFSNFASRSYCKQCGESAPGGRGGGGGGWDQGGGRDGGFYGARESRGSSGVRSWNSERGERGGGGDRDRRGGRGRGGGGRGRDSYGGFGGRERSTPGRGGRYDYDSPQSDAGGWDDRVGSDFGGY, from the coding sequence ATGGAtcgcatcgtcgcgcccaAAGCTCGCATATCGCCCGCCTTCcgaggcgtcgcgtcgcgccccgccgcacgccgccccctcgcggtcgcgtgCCGCCCCACCTCCGCAGCTTCAAAAAGCGGCCCGAATCGCCGAGCGGCGGTGCTCTCCCTCCGCGGGTCAGGCCGcctcgcgaacgtcgcgttcgccgcttcccgcggtgacgatgactacttcgacgaggaggatgtgGACGATTCCGCGGggttcgcgctcgagcccgaggacgagcgcgtcgaggaaaTGATGGTGGACCCGTCGATGTCCACCCCGGTCATGGCccccgtcgagcgcgaggaggaggaccagcgcaaggtgctcggcggtccggtgtgcgacgccttctccgcgctcgtcctcgagatgcgcgcgggcggtcaCGGCAGCGTCGACGAGGCATCCGTGGCGCAGGTCTCGTCGTGGTCCAACCCCGAGCCCTGGTCGTCCTTCGACGGCATGGACGGCTACCAGGTCAAATCGTGCCTGGGCGACGTGCGAAGGACGCTCAAGACGTACGCCAAGCTCTCCGCGGTTCCCGGAGCCCTCTCCGACCGACTCATGggcgccgtgggcgccgcgtggcTCACCACCGCGGGTAACGACAAggacgccgccttcgtctggggcggcgccgagaaaCACGCGCAGCTCCTCAACGACGTCTGCGTGCACAAGGTGCTCTTCAgggacgagcccgcggaggctggcaaccgcctcgccgcggataCGCTGATGGTGCTCCAGGATCTCGCCACCTCCAGGGTCCAGCTGTCGGAAGACGTGGAGAccgtggcgctcgccgcgtgcgctgCGTTCAGCGCGCAGCTCAACCACCTCAACGCCCTCGATGAAGCCTGCCAAAAGCTTCAcgccgcgagcccgccgcccaccgccgacgccgtcgccgccgccaagcagGGTATTTACCGGCTGGGAGGCCGCAAGGGATACGAcaggctcgccgaggcgacgggcaATCGCGATCAGCGACGCAACGACAGACGCGAGTCCCGGTTCGACCGCGGGGACAGGTTCGGCGACCGCCAGGGTCCCcccgctcgcgagggcgactGGGACTGCGAGGATTGCGGCTTCACCAACTTTGCCTACCGCTCCTCGTGCAAGCGatgcggcgcgggcggcggcggcggcggcgagggcggcggcgggcccaTTCGCAACGCTGATCGCGGGTACGACCGCGGGTACGACCGCGGGGGatacggcgaccgcggctcggcgcgatccTTCGAGCCCAGGCCAGGGGATTGGTCGTGCCCGCAGTGTTCCTTCTCCAACTTTGCGTCGAGGAGTTATTGCAAGCAGTGCGGCgagtcggcgccgggcggccgcggcggcggcggcggcggatgggaccagggcggcggcagggacGGCGGGTTttacggcgcgcgcgagtcgcgcgggAGCTCGGGCGTGAGGTCCTGGAACAGCGAGaggggcgaacgcggcggcgggggagatcgcgatcgtcgcggcggtcgcggtcgcgggggcgggggtcgGGGGCGCGACTCCTACGGCGGCTTCGGGGGCCGGGAGCGCTCCACtcccggtcgcggcggtcgataCGACTACGACTCGCCCCagtccgacgcgggcgggtgggACGACAGGGTCGGATCGGACTTTGGCGGGTACTGA
- a CDS encoding predicted protein — MPKGASAARPSRLTSSPPAIAGCQYNVQRPILTLPIRSRPIRSTAKAPLPAVIDGAPTGGGGGGARKRKGKAAADGLAEKMASAAAMGGDDVDMDEGAGGKTLGERLRAIEQTAADLPVDARAPAEKQKLTATDRAVLDALGGKGAPPKADSLATLLSQALVAEDRALVERCLNVSDAQTVANTVARLQPHVAVRLLAAALDRMRTKPSRGEQLARWMRTVMLHHSGFITTSAKAQQAVMELQQTVEAHVAMQRPLLSLLGRLDLLLHKQQQVPDGEDGDGDGGEGPLTVYTEGEDDVNVLNEVVGNEESDDEWETDDEANDDEDDLDGFDDDDDDDDDDDDDDDDGEDMEDDFDGEDEEDE; from the coding sequence ATGCCGAAGGGTGCGTCCGCCGCACGTCCATCCCGGTTGACCTCGAGCCCGCCCGCGATCGCAGGTTGCCAATACAACGTCCAGCGTCCCATACTGACTCTTCCCATCCGTTCCCGACCCATTCGCTCAACAGCCAAAGCACCGCTTCCGGCGGTaatcgacggcgcgccgaccggcggcggcggcggaggagcgcgcaaGCGCAAGGGaaaggcggccgcggacggcCTGGCCGAGaagatggcgtccgcggcggcgatgggcggcgacgacgtcgacatggatgagggcgcgggcggcaaGACGCtgggcgagcgcctccgcgccatcgagcagaccgccgccgatctccccgtcgacgcgcgggcccCCGCGGAAAAGCAGAAGCTCACCGCGACGgaccgcgcggtgctcgacgcgctcggagGTAAGGGCGCGCCCCCCAAGGCGGACTCGCTGGCCACTCTCCTCtcgcaggcgctcgtcgccgaggacagGGCGCTGGTGGAGCGGTGCCTGAACGTGAGCGACGCGCAGACGGTAGCCAACACGGTGGCGAGGCTTCAgccgcacgtcgccgtgcgattgctcgccgccgcgctcgatcgcATGAGGACCAAGCCGAGCCGCGGGGAGCAGCTCGCGCGGTGGATGCGAACGGTGATGCTGCACCACTCGGGTTTCATCACCACCAGCGCCAAGGCGCAGCAGGCGGTGATGGAGCTTCAGCAGACGGTTgaggcgcacgtcgccatGCAGCGGCCCCTCCTGTCGCTGTTGGGTCGCCTGGACCTGCTCCTGCACAAGCAGCAGCAGGTgccggacggcgaggacggtgacggggacggcggtgAAGGCCCTCTGACGGTGTACACCGAGGGTGAGGACGACGTCAACGTGCTCAACGAGGTCGTGGGCAACgaggagagcgacgacgagtgggAGACGGATGACGAGGCAaacgacgatgaggacgacctcgacgggttcgacgacgacgacgacgacgacgacgacgacgacgacgacgacgacgacggggaggataTGGAGGATGATTTCGACGGCGAAGATGAAGAGGATGAGTGA
- a CDS encoding predicted protein: WETLAGMEREIKVLKEVALLPLVYPEAFDALGVNPGRGVLLHGPPGTGKTAAVRALLGAAARGPRPVSFFNRKGADCLGKYMGEAERSLRLLFQEAERRQPSIIFFDEIDGLAPARKSGGGSGDAHDQIHGSVVATLLALMDGLSPRGSVVVVAATNRPDAVDPALRRPGRFDRELHFSLPGPAARREILRLHTREWRPQPPDRTIAAVAARTEGAAGADLRALCSAALLSALRRR; this comes from the coding sequence TGGGAGACCCTCGCGGGGATGGAGCGCGAGATTAAGGTGTTAAAGGAGGTGGCGCTGCTCCCGCTGGTGTATCCGGAGGCGTTCGATGCACTGGGCGTTAACCCCGGAAGAGGCGTATTACTTCACggtccgccggggacgggtaagacggcggcggttcgagcgctcctcggcgccgcggctcgtgGCCCGCGCCCGGTCTCGTTCTTTAACCGCAAGGGCGCGGACTGCCTCGGCAAGTACATgggcgaggcggagcgaTCGCTTCGCTTGCTTTTCCAGGAGGCTGAGCGAAGGCAGCCGAGCATCATTTTCTTTGACGAGATTGACGGattggcgccggcgaggaagtCGGGCGGGGgaagcggcgacgcgcacgatcAGATCCacggctccgtcgtcgccaccctgCTCGCGCTCATGGACGGCCTGAGCCCGCGGGGCAGCGTGGTGGTGGTCGCGGCCACGAACCgcccggacgcggtggatCCCGCGCTGAGACGGCCGGGCCGGTTCGACCGTGAGCTTCACTTTTCTCTCCcgggcccggcggcgcggcgcgaaatTTTGCGACTGCACACCCGCGAGTGGAGGCCGCAACCGCCGGAtcggacgatcgcggcggtggctgcgCGGACGGAGGGTGCCGCCGGGGCGGATCTTCGCGCGCTGTGTTCCGCGGCTCTGCTTTCGGCGTTGAGGCGACGG